A region of the Enoplosus armatus isolate fEnoArm2 chromosome 8, fEnoArm2.hap1, whole genome shotgun sequence genome:
aggaagcagagagagaatcagCTTACATGTCTGGTTCAATAACTGCTCTGGTGAAATTTGTCAAAATGCTAACTTATCTCAGTGCCCCGTCCCCTTCCCTCCATCCCAGCAGCTTTAGATGTCCCCTCATTAGAGCAGAACAAGATGGCTGCCTCGTAAACAAAGGGAGGAGGTAGGGTGAATGAAGGAGGgatggaagagagaggggacaCCAGGCCTATGTAGAGCTTCAACTTCAAAGTTCATTCTCTCTTGTGTAGATTGTATGAAAATAAAGGTGTACATTTATCACCctgtacaaacacacttaaGATTTCAGTCGCCTCGCGGTgaccttctctcttctcccaaATATCAGAGAGGGGCTTGTCCAATAAAACTATCTCACTCCCAAAGAGCCACCCAGCTCAGCGTAGAAAAGAGAAGGCACCAGGTGTTTGCCAACACCAGCAACAAGCCACCACACCTCATGCACTCTTTCATTTCTAACCTCGAGTTGATGTAACAAAGACCCTCCAGTCGTGTCAAACAACACAATTCAACTAGAAAACGCTTGTTCCTCATGACAGCTTGTCAggtttgctttctttgtttttccatggCAGACACgcaaaagtaaaagcaaaccAACTATCACACACCTTTACATGAATCTGTAATAAGCGCTGCTCTAAAAGCAAAGCTCATGTCAGaaagtaattttaaaatgtaacccAACACGAATACTGTATAAGTTATCTAAATGTGGCACAAACCTGCAGATTTCCCACTTATAAAGCAATGGGTAACAGATTTGGTGGCAATTATACCATGTCAAGTGTTTGTAATTGTAACTTCATGGAAGACTGAGCTCAGGAAAGACCaaatagttttgtgttttgtgtttattttaatataaatatgaatgtgtgtgtgcttcactaGATGAGACACAAACTCTAAACTGAATGAATCTGGCTTTAAGACTTGACTCAAAGGCATGAATTATTGTCATCTGATGTAAAAAGGGGGATCACTCTAAACATGAAATCTGTTGAACTTTTGCAGTATCAGTGAGGGCGTGGAAAAGTCTGCATCTTTCCCTAAAATATGCTTGTatggagaagaaaatgaaatgttacagACAAAGGATTGTGgcaatgaaaagtgaaaaataaaaaatgatcaattaaaacaagcacacacgcatacacatgcacagagacatgcatgcacactcactctcacacacacacacacacacacacacacacacacacacacacacacacacacatacaactgaaaaaaaaagaatgagagcCAAATAAATACTAGCAAAGTACAATACGTACATGTAATTTACCCAAAGTTCATTaaacgaaacaaaacaaagggcGAGATCACACTGGATCAAAATGGAAAAGCATGCAGAAGTCCACTGCTCTACTGTAGCGTCACTCCTAGCAGACTACGAAGtagggagaaaaacagaaagagagagaaagggagagaaagatagagagagaggccCCTGTCCTGAGCAGTTGTAGCCACCTGGTCAGCCAGGAGTAACTGACTCCCCACACCACAGGGCACAGGGTGCTTCCTTCAGTGGCAAGTCTTCTTCTAACCCTCCATCTTTGTCCTGCAGTCcaagggggtggaggaggaggaggaggaggaggaagaggaggaaggatgggTAGAGGTGAAATCAGATGGTCAGGGCTGTGGGTGGCCCTTCACTGTAATTCAGTAGGTCCAGTTCTGGATGCAGAACAAGGATAACAAAGGTGTTTGGGatgtgtgttagcgtgtgtgGAGGCGGGGAGGAGGTATGTGTGCAGAAATGCTGAGTGGGATGAGGATGgaccaggagctgagggtgCAGACTGAGGGGTGAGGGGTGAGTGAGGGATGGGGGTCAGAAAGCCAATCTTCTTCTCCAGGCTTATAGGGCCTGTGTCTTGAGCTCGATGGGCTCTCCCCTGGTCTCCTGCTGGCCCTCGGCCTCTGGGGGCCGGGTGCCCTTCAGTGTGGCGAGCCTCTCGGAGAGGCCGCGCATACGGGGGAACAGCATGAAGTCATACAGCAGAGCACCCATGGCGCCACCAATCATGGGTCCCACCCAGTACACCTGTCATTGACAGAAAAGACATAGAGCAGAGTGCGTTAGTGAGTTTGAGGATGTCACATTACATGGTTTGCAAGAGTTTGTGGTGTAAAATTTCATCTTACCCAGTGGTTGACAAAATTCCTGACCAGGACTGCAGGGGCGAAGGATCTTGCTGGGTTCATTCCTGCTCCAGTGTAGTACATCTAAGTCAAAGACAGTTCAGGGTTAAGACTAGTAAAGGTGTACAGGTGACATGAAACAACGGCCTCCTCCCTGGTTGGTTCTTACCCCGAGAAGATGCCCCATGAGTACAGAGAAGCCGATGGCCAGGGCAGCAGATCCCAGGCGACCGTTGCGCCTCTCATCAGTCACAGCAAAGATGCAGACGACAAGCTGCAGGGTGAGGAAGACCTCCATGGTGGTGGCCATGCCCAGACTGATTCCTGGCTGCAGCTGAAAGCcgggagggggagaaaagagtgATGGGGTTAATGATGTGAGTGCATAAATTACAAACACAATTAACatggttttaaatgttgttaaattgCTGTGTGTATAATGCAGATGCAGAGGTtttttatacatacacacatgtttTTTCCCTTCCAATGACCTTATGTCAGACTTGTCAGGTTTTAGATCTATATTGCTTTTCAAGACAGAACTGGCAATTATGTTTTGTGTACATACAACACTTAAACAGACTGATCAAACAGCCAGTGTATGTGAAAAATTGTAATGTACCATTTGTAATACAGGAGTCAGAGCCAGTCTGCTCCCTTGTTGTAATGGATGTAGAATTGTAGTGATAGGCAGGTGATCTTACCGTGTTGAGTGCAAGGTTTCCCCTCATGTTGCTGGGCGTGACCCCGTAGAGCACGGCAGCACCAGCCAGTGCTCCGAGACACTGGGCTATGATGTAGAAGAAGGCACGGAACAGGGACATCTGGGAGCCGATCAGGTAGGCAAAGGTAACAGCTGGGTTGATGTGTCCTCCACTGATGTGGCCGATGGACTGGATGAGGGTGGCAGCCGCCAGCCCAAAGCAAAAGGCAACATGGAGAACATTATGGGGCCCAGTGGTCCAGCGGAGGGCGGCCCCCAGCCCAAAGAATACAAAGAACATGGTGCCATAGAACTCGGCGAACACCGCCCGCCAGAAAGACATGGACCTGAACTCCCACATGGTGGCAAAAGGTCAAAAAGCAACCTCTAAGCAATGGAGGGATGAAAAGTCAACAGAAAAACTAACTAATCAGCTAAAAGGAGATGCTGTTTCTCCACAATAATGACTGTGTTTGAGACCAAAAAACACAGAGCGAATGACAAAAACCAGCCCCTCAAACAGAAACTGCCTCTCTAAAGCTAAATGCAACGACACGTAAACTGCTCAACATGTAACTCTCATGCAACTGTGAACAATCTGCTGCTGTGCCTTCTGAATTCTGATTTCTGTCATAGAGAGCTCCTGAGTGGAGCAATGCGCCAGTCTCTGTGCATCTATGTGCCAACCCTGCAGGTTGTTAGTAGAAGAACATGGATAGACAAACGTTAAGCATGTCCTGCAGACATTCAGCCTCTTTACCAGAGCAGGGGGAGCTCGGAGGCCTTTTTATAATACCGCAGGGCCACAGCAGCCCCACCAAGCCCAGGGGAGGGGCCAGCGCACAATActacaaatcaaaacaaaatcatttaacccttttcctccctctgtctgctcaTTGTAGAAATAACTCTGAATCTGGACTAATGGGTTGCAAGTATTTGTGTAGGAAAGCTCTCAACATACTGCAGTTAGTCAGTTTAAGGGGGAGGGATACTTTTGAAATGTATGACTTGAGGTTAAACTTATGTGGTGAGGACAGTAAGAGGgaagtaaacaaaatgtaaaatgctttGGAGCATCTTATATTTCCACTGGAGGCCCTCCAGGCACGTTAtactggaggaggtggagatctAGTACCTGAGTACCACCAACAGCTGGGTTGAAGCATTAATACACACCACTGACTGAAAGGCCCCTGTGAGAAACTGCTCTGACCTTCAACCCTGAAAATAGAATAGCAGTGGCTGGTGGAGTGCAGAGGGATTTTTGCTTGGTTTACAGTAATTGTATTGCTTTTGCAAGCACAGAATTAATGTCATGTCCACCTTTCACTCACTTTCCGTGGTTTTCTTTCCATTGTCTCCTGTGTAATGTACGATCAACAGTTCACATTCACTCCAATCAAAGCTGTGATCACCAAAGCTCGGGCAATTTCTCAATTTCTCCACTTGTGCTCTGGATTTGTACAAATTAGTTTTGCGGCAGCAGAACTGATTAGCCACagttttacattgtgtgtgtgtgtgtgtgtgtgctgggcgGGTTTGGAGGCTCAGGTCAGATAAAGCGGTGGAAAATCCACGgttggagaggaagaggggagagcAGACCCTGGCATTGAGCTTCTGCACTGGAGCATCATGCTGACCAGGGCAGCCAGAGGGCCGGTCGCAGCCCCCTGAAAGGATTATGCTGAGCTCACTGCTCTTCTCCTTTCATGCATGGAAACAAAACGCTGGCAGTAACACTTTCTGCTGGTTTCTATGATGTGTTTGTCTTGCCGTCACTGTTGAATCTGTGAGTTCCTGATGTATATTAAATATACTCTCATACTCCAGAGAGTTGTGTTGGAATGGCATCAgtatacaatatacaaatataatcaGCAGATATTTTTATTCACTTTGGAAGTTACAAATATTCAGTGTGATTTCTCATATCAATCTCACAGCAGCCTGATGTTTGGATGTTTCTTTCACCtcacattcaaaacaacatgaaaaatatgaaCAACATCTGCCACCATCATATGATGAACAATGGTGGTTGCTGGagaaaatttttttttatcctgttgTGTCCCAATTCTGACTGTTTATTAGTTTGCAGTTGGTGCATCTCTATTGTGATGAGTATTATGTCCTTCTCATGACTCCCACCATCAGTGGTAAGCCACCTTTTGTGGGTTTAAGCCCACAGTTTAGTTTTACAGTGGAGGGTATTGAAAAAGGTGCTTGCATTGTGTTTTCCTGTTCCCTGGGCCCagactgctgacacacacataacaacatGCAGCCCCTAAACATCTCATGCTGGAGTAGAAGCTCTGGTCTGCACTCACCACACAGTGGTGAAAACATGTACTGCAGGACACATGAGATGGAGCACTAAACCATGGTGGGCCTCAGAGGGGCTGATAAAAGGTAATCTTCAGCAGCGGATATTTAGAGATGTTCCACTTCCTTCAAGTCAATTTACATGACAGAAATCATGGATCAAGCATTTTTGTCAACTCATTGACAACAATCTATGGCTCTTAATGTATGGCCGTtacttcatttttattttaataccaGATACACTGACAGAATAAGGACATGGCATCTTTGCTAACTACCTCTGTGATTGTGGGGGAAGTTTGTACTGCAGTTGTCATGTTTtgaaaaatcacacaaataaTTTTATACTGGAAAAGAATTTCAGGCTTCCATTTCCCTTTTTGCGCTCAGCATGAAAGTAGAGAGGAGATGGGAAGCCCCTGAAATTCCCTGAGTAATGCCACAGAGAAGTGAGAGTACAGTGCTCTGAATCATTAGCACTACACAGTGGTTACAAAGTGACAGTTCACATTTTCATGGGTTAAAGGATTggttcatatttttttccaaGCCTATCTCAATACAATACTCACCTGCCCTTATGTAAATAAATGAGGTAGtagttgctgtaattgttcctccttCCCAAACAATCCCAATGTAAGAGATGAtagacaaaatccacagtcttggttctgtgtaaaaatactaaTGTGAGGCTCAAGCTGactgagttagacaaatcaagttaTTGTCATTTCAGTGCGAAATTCCCTCTTTGGGTTACTGTTACTGTGCTGAAGCTCAGCAAGGAAACTTTGAAACCTAACCACTTGATTTGACCAGCTCTTTCTCTTGATGATGATATTGTTGCCCATCAATTACTTTGGAATTACGTCATGAAGTGATCTCTTTGTTGCCAGTAAGGACAGGAGGAACAGTGACTAATAATACTATCAATATAGGAATGGGCACATCAGTATGGTTTATAAAGACAGATGTGGTGAACCTAAACATTTGGTCCTGAGACCCggtggtggaaagtaaataagtacatttactcaagtactgtatttaactacaattttgaggttcttgtactttgagtatttctattttctcaattacatttcaaagggacatattgtgctttttattccacatttatttgataacttaaGTTACTAGTTATTTTGCAGATCTTCCAAGTAAATAacttttaccagctgcaacattaaagtgatttacacattaatacatcaataattatagtccaataatacaataaccattattctgaaatggaccAGTTCTGCATAATTAGTACCTAAGGATATTTGGATGCTGATACTTTTGTGCTCTTACTTAAGGACATTTCTgaacgcaggacttttacttgtaaagtacttctacactgtagtattgctactttccTTATGTAAAAGATgagtacttctttcaccactgctgCGACCACATCCCCACAAGTTAAACTTTTCTGGGACTCGAAGAAGTGATGCTTCAATACTAAGGCCTTGTATTCAACGGTCTGAAACAGTTTATTAGAAATGTATATCCAAACTCCCACAGCATAAGACAAATGCAAAAGTGTTCAACATGTGTTGCATCAAACACACAAGCCTCCATAGTTTTAGTGTATCCGATAAACAAGCATTTATAACCTGTATTGTTTAAACTATTTGGAAACTCTTGGTAGACTACATAGGATTTCTGGCCTCACCTGTGGAAGAAATTTTATTTTAGTACCTGCTACAATGTGCAATGTTTTGTACACCGGCATAAACAAACTCACCTCTGCAAAGGCATGACTATATGCTAAGATTGTACCACTCTACTACCTTAATCTCAACACAAACTGTAAGTTGCACAAgcatatgtgtttattttaaatgctgaaatatgtttaaaaaatgaaattattgttaaatatttgCAGATGTTGGCATACATTGGTAAACCCATTTCCAGCAGAGCtcctgttttttaaattaacaaacaaaataagtgcaatttacaatacaaacattaaaGGGGAGAATCTGTCGTTAAAAAAATCTACTTTTTTGGAAAATAGGcattttgagctttttttttcttcataagAAATCACAATGTTCAATACATAACCTGACATCgcaaaaaaacagagagagaaggtgtaAGACATCAGCACATCCCAATACAGTCATTTAAGTCAATGAACAATAaaattttcatttgaatagaATTGTCCATGCAGAACAGAACAGCAAAGCACAGCACTGTATGTTGCTATGGATCTCTGTGCATGTCTGTATCCAACAGTCACTCCCCGTCACTCCCTTGAGGGGTTTTTGCTTCGGAAACTGCGTAGAGAGATGTTTCTTTTCCAACACGGCTGCCAACTCATGTCTAGTCTCTCTCTTTGACCGACGTATAACTCGCTTTGTTTACTACTGAGGTGGCATCCATATTCATCTACTCAAGGTCGGGCATTTCTGGAAAAGgaacaaaattaaaaatgtgatgtaTGCGAGCATGTGATTAGATTTGAAGGCAATCATTCAcatattagtattagtatattAGTAAtataaaaactaataaaataaaaacatttaaaatgtagttcataagaaattaaataaaagggATGACATTACTACGACAAGCTTTTTGGATGGCGCGCAGCCATATTCAAGCTAATACCTAAACATACCCATTTGAGATTTTATGGCTACAGTTGATCATTTTCACTTAACTCTTAATTATAGCCATTTTTCATTGAATAAAATTAATTCCCCTTCAAGGACAGAAATACACAGTCGAGCCCTTTCTAACATCATCACCACATTATGTAGGATGATACCTTCTTTCCAAACATTTATAGCTTACTTCACAGATCCTACAATGAATCATGTTTACAAGCACTTAGCGCTGCCTAGCATCATGGCTGTCCTCTTTTGTCTCCTCGCCCCTTGGGATCGGGTGACTACCGATGATAAAAATTACAAGACAGCTCTTTTAGAACAGTACTTACTTTCATCGTCACTGTCTGCAGAATCAtgctgcaaaacaaagcaaaaacaataaaaatcatACTCTTGATTTATCAGGTAAGTTTCACTTGATAAAAATGTCTCCAAACAAAGCGCCTGCCTCTGATATAGGACATGAAGCATATACAAAAGCactatatgtattttataaacatacttcctcctctgtgccatCTAAATCAGGTAGATCATCACCCCCCATGCTGTTCATCATCTGGAGAAATGCACAGGAGAGAACAATCAACGTGTCAGCACAACAGTATATCTGGACATAATCATTTTTAGGCACCGTGCATGTTCAATATGCTTACCTCTGAGAATTTGTCAAAACTTGATAAGTCCTCATCTGAGTCATCTTCCCAGTCTTTCCAATTATTGAAGTCCACACTCAGCCAGTTGCACTAAGAAAAGATCGATTCAAGTGTTTAAGTAAGGCAATATTAAACATGCAATCCAGCTGTTTTTTCTATGTTGATATTTAAATGGCTGTTACTGTGGCAGTCTCTGCTTCGCAACAAGTCTGTATCTGAGCTGCCAAGTCACTGTGAAGTGACaagcttttttcccttttttttttttttaaagattgaaaGTTACCTTTGTCTTGTCTTTGGTAAGCCGTGGCCATGATTTCCCAGCCTCTGCTTTTcgtaaacaacacaacacagacctGTCAGTGCGCCTGTGTTTGGATCCCTGCATGGAACAGAGAGAGTTTGATGAAGGCTTTGAAGGAATAAAAGACATGGTAGAACTGCAACTATGGCTACGGGTGACAAACGTACTTTGGGGTCAATCTCCCCAAAAAGGTCCACTGTATTCTGGTGTTTGATATTATCTGTTCCACTGAAACAGCTGTatggtgaaaagaaaagaggtcaaattatttattttataactgCCAACAATAATTGACAACCAATatgtaatttgtgttttcatcattctGTTCATACACTATACCACATATCAGGGCCCTGTTGCCAAAAAGCATGTTAGGGCTCATATTTTCTTTAGGATGATTTTGAGAAGTAAATTATCAGGAATATTATCATTTAACATGCTATTAATGGAACTTACTTGAAATCAAATTTGAACTTGTCGAAATTTACTTGCACATCTTTACTGTCCTCCACACAGAACTCTACGAAGACAGAGTCCCTTCTGTCATACCACttagctgctgcaggctgcctAATAACAAAGAGTAAAAACAGGGAATAAGTGACATTGATACAATCCATCATCATTCTTATTCTTATGTGATATGGTAAATGCTAACTAAGAGTGTACCACTTGTTAATATTAGTTGGGCTTAACATTTTAACAGACCGGGAGGTGGTTATTGGGCTCTGGTGACCCACGTGCACTACATTTGAGGTAACGTTTAAGTCATGTGGAGGAAAGCTTCATTCATTCCTCCAGATTAGCGTGAGAGCCTCTGTAGTCATTCACCTCTTTACCCAAAAGCAATAACTGCCCTGTAAGAAAAGCTTGAGCTTTAATAAAAATGGTGCACCTGCCAACATGATATTAGAGATAATACATACATATCAGAGCGATCGTTAGATTATCATA
Encoded here:
- the ptges3a gene encoding prostaglandin E synthase 3, translated to MQPAAAKWYDRRDSVFVEFCVEDSKDVQVNFDKFKFDFNCFSGTDNIKHQNTVDLFGEIDPKGSKHRRTDRSVLCCLRKAEAGKSWPRLTKDKTKCNWLSVDFNNWKDWEDDSDEDLSSFDKFSEMMNSMGGDDLPDLDGTEEEHDSADSDDEKMPDLE
- the mipa gene encoding major intrinsic protein of lens fiber a; this translates as MWEFRSMSFWRAVFAEFYGTMFFVFFGLGAALRWTTGPHNVLHVAFCFGLAAATLIQSIGHISGGHINPAVTFAYLIGSQMSLFRAFFYIIAQCLGALAGAAVLYGVTPSNMRGNLALNTLQPGISLGMATTMEVFLTLQLVVCIFAVTDERRNGRLGSAALAIGFSVLMGHLLGMYYTGAGMNPARSFAPAVLVRNFVNHWVYWVGPMIGGAMGALLYDFMLFPRMRGLSERLATLKGTRPPEAEGQQETRGEPIELKTQAL